The Halalkalibacter krulwichiae genome has a segment encoding these proteins:
- a CDS encoding DUF2627 domain-containing protein, producing MGRFLALMILLIPGVIAGYGIKLMRDTIFQLLNSPFPNLTLQFFSGLILFIVCLSFIGGFIFHRDRKNGKIAPRFQRKS from the coding sequence ATGGGACGTTTCTTAGCATTAATGATTTTACTAATACCTGGGGTCATCGCTGGATACGGAATAAAATTAATGAGGGATACCATTTTCCAGCTCCTGAACAGTCCATTCCCAAATTTAACACTGCAATTTTTTAGTGGTTTAATTCTATTTATCGTTTGTTTAAGCTTTATTGGTGGGTTTATTTTCCATCGTGATCGTAAAAATGGAAAAATAGCTCCCCGGTTTCAAAGAAAATCTTAA
- a CDS encoding glycosyltransferase family 2 protein codes for MIEVSYVIPAFNEEERIEKTLKALVTLTGHNEIIVVDDGSTDDTAEIAKRYATKVISYRVNKGKGYALKEGWKEAKGEYIACLDADLEESAIEVTSLLEPLKNGEAEVAISIISPGKKAGMGMVKKRVQSLVYQKTGVKVEAPLSGQRVFHRKWLSVLLKRTYQGFGIETQMTIDLLQAGASYLEVRTNMKHREMGRTMKGFYHRMKQWLDIERQLRGVQS; via the coding sequence ATGATTGAGGTCTCCTACGTGATTCCTGCTTTTAATGAAGAAGAGAGAATTGAAAAAACATTAAAAGCTCTAGTAACTTTAACAGGTCATAATGAAATTATTGTGGTTGATGATGGAAGTACGGACGATACCGCTGAAATAGCAAAAAGGTATGCAACGAAGGTTATCTCATATCGAGTTAATAAAGGGAAGGGATATGCCCTTAAGGAAGGCTGGAAAGAAGCAAAGGGAGAATACATCGCTTGTCTTGATGCGGACTTAGAGGAATCGGCAATTGAGGTCACCTCTTTGTTAGAGCCGCTGAAAAATGGAGAAGCAGAAGTAGCCATTTCTATTATTTCCCCTGGTAAAAAAGCAGGAATGGGGATGGTTAAGAAAAGAGTTCAATCATTAGTTTACCAAAAAACTGGTGTGAAAGTAGAAGCGCCGTTATCGGGACAACGAGTCTTTCATCGTAAGTGGCTATCTGTTCTTTTGAAACGGACGTATCAAGGGTTTGGAATAGAAACACAAATGACGATAGATTTGCTTCAAGCGGGCGCAAGTTATTTAGAAGTGAGAACAAATATGAAACATCGTGAAATGGGAAGAACTATGAAAGGGTTTTATCATCGTATGAAGCAATGGTTGGACATAGAAAGACAGCTTAGGGGAGTTCAATCATGA
- the steA gene encoding putative cytokinetic ring protein SteA, which yields MAELITGPIYEHNHTKKLLHYLPNHCIVFLWHEDLDGVAVDGLIEAKVKAVINGKASMSGRYKQHHVRSLLQAGIPVFDCSSEVCKDKSFFGGEEALIFKDELYVVRENEDEPRWVTDLIFYDEELLVCKDRQAETNYHNQFQHFVENTLKYAEKECEWFTGGIEVPLSFQAVKEKDVFIIARNTNYEKDIKAIRHALLKKGVIIIAVDGAADGLIKQRICPDFIIGDMDSISEKAISCGATLLCHEHPNGSSPGKERLNDLGLNVETIRFIGTSEDVAITASYVTGAKHMYLVGCRIGMNEFLEKGRAGMGSTWLSRIQAGEIITDLKGIHTLIGQGNMISFKWSRGNHLKQSIIEVLENLLPDRMLTWKKKEVLRHD from the coding sequence ATGGCAGAGCTTATAACAGGTCCTATTTATGAACATAATCATACAAAGAAATTGCTCCATTATTTACCCAATCATTGTATTGTTTTTCTTTGGCATGAAGATTTAGATGGGGTTGCGGTTGATGGCTTAATAGAAGCCAAAGTCAAAGCGGTCATTAATGGAAAAGCATCTATGAGCGGTCGATATAAACAACACCATGTAAGATCACTTCTCCAGGCTGGAATACCGGTGTTTGATTGTTCGTCAGAAGTATGTAAAGATAAATCATTTTTTGGGGGAGAGGAAGCGCTTATCTTCAAGGATGAACTTTATGTAGTAAGAGAAAATGAGGATGAACCGAGATGGGTAACAGATCTTATTTTCTATGATGAAGAGCTGTTAGTCTGTAAAGATAGACAGGCTGAAACGAATTATCACAATCAATTTCAACATTTTGTTGAGAACACACTTAAATATGCTGAGAAGGAATGTGAATGGTTTACAGGTGGTATTGAGGTTCCTCTTTCCTTTCAAGCAGTTAAGGAAAAGGATGTCTTCATTATTGCAAGAAATACAAATTATGAAAAAGATATTAAAGCTATCCGACATGCTTTACTAAAGAAAGGTGTAATCATCATCGCTGTTGACGGAGCAGCTGATGGATTAATAAAACAACGAATTTGTCCTGACTTTATTATTGGTGATATGGATTCAATAAGTGAAAAAGCGATCTCTTGTGGGGCTACATTATTATGTCATGAGCATCCAAACGGTTCATCGCCAGGGAAAGAAAGGTTAAATGATTTAGGATTAAATGTTGAAACGATACGATTTATCGGTACGAGTGAAGATGTTGCAATTACAGCCTCGTATGTAACGGGAGCAAAACACATGTATTTAGTAGGTTGTCGAATTGGAATGAATGAATTTCTTGAAAAAGGAAGAGCGGGAATGGGATCAACTTGGCTGAGCCGAATTCAAGCAGGAGAGATCATTACAGACTTAAAAGGAATTCATACGTTAATTGGACAAGGGAATATGATCTCATTTAAGTGGAGCAGGGGTAATCATCTTAAGCAATCTATTATTGAGGTGTTGGAAAATCTCCTCCCAGATCGAATGTTGACATGGAAAAAGAAGGAGGTACTTCGTCATGATTGA
- the spo0A gene encoding sporulation transcription factor Spo0A → MQKVNVCIADDNRELVNLLNEYIAAQNDMQVVGTAYNGQECLGLIEEKEPDVLILDIIMPHLDGLAVLERINKLNMKKKPHIIMLTAFGQEDVTKKAVDLGAAYYVLKPFDMEVLISNIRDISGQKKSFIQQAPTQSFISTSSQPEDRGFNLDASITSIIHEIGVPAHIKGYMYLREAITMVYNDIELLGSITKVLYPDIAKKFNTTSSRVERAIRHAIEVAWSRGNIDSISSLFGYTVSHSKAKPTNSEFIAMVADKLRIEHKVS, encoded by the coding sequence GTGCAAAAAGTAAATGTGTGTATCGCCGATGATAATCGTGAGTTAGTTAATTTACTCAATGAATACATAGCAGCTCAGAACGACATGCAAGTTGTAGGTACAGCTTATAATGGACAAGAGTGCTTAGGGTTGATTGAAGAGAAGGAACCAGATGTATTAATCCTTGATATTATTATGCCACATCTAGATGGGTTAGCTGTCTTAGAGAGAATTAATAAATTAAACATGAAGAAGAAGCCTCATATTATTATGCTGACAGCTTTTGGTCAAGAAGATGTTACAAAGAAAGCGGTGGACCTTGGGGCTGCTTATTATGTATTAAAACCGTTTGATATGGAAGTTTTAATCTCCAATATTCGTGATATCAGTGGGCAAAAAAAATCATTCATTCAACAGGCTCCTACACAATCCTTTATTTCAACATCTTCTCAGCCTGAAGATCGTGGCTTTAATTTAGATGCTAGCATCACTAGTATTATTCATGAGATTGGTGTACCAGCTCATATTAAAGGGTATATGTATTTAAGAGAAGCAATTACAATGGTTTACAATGATATTGAACTGTTAGGTTCTATAACTAAAGTATTGTATCCAGATATTGCAAAGAAGTTTAATACTACTTCAAGTCGTGTTGAGCGTGCAATTAGACATGCAATTGAAGTGGCGTGGAGTCGTGGGAATATTGACTCGATCTCAAGTTTGTTTGGTTACACAGTAAGTCATTCGAAAGCGAAACCAACAAATTCTGAGTTTATTGCGATGGTTGCTGATAAGTTGAGAATTGAACATAAAGTCTCTTGA
- the spoIVB gene encoding SpoIVB peptidase, whose amino-acid sequence MRGDVIRKTIGVLVLLVVVSLGFSNEVREWAQIPTSMTVFEGDLTPVVEATETLKAVTVSTNPVSQAFQASGADENESVDQVSVEVGGFPVKSIDVTTLPVKEVIPGGQSIGVKLNTEGVLVVGHHLVETNDGSSSPGETAGIEVGDMITKIDGHEIQRMSQVGEYVQAAGEEGRSLKMEIKRDQQTIEKDLKPLKAKGEHSYRMGLYIRDSAAGVGTLTFYDPESKKYGALGHVISDVDTQKPIVVHDGQIIRSSVTSIEKGSNGDPGEKLASLSEQREILGSIEKNSSFGIFGTLKEANLKNNIYDEKMPIALSTHVKEGPAKILTVVEGESVEKYDIEIVSSVPQNQPATKGMVIKVTDPKLLETTGGIVQGMSGSPIIQDGKIIGAVTHVFVNDPTSGYGCHISWMLEEAGVTDHFSNKQEAKAS is encoded by the coding sequence GTGAGAGGCGATGTAATCAGAAAAACAATAGGTGTACTTGTTCTGCTAGTCGTCGTAAGCTTGGGATTTTCAAATGAAGTCCGTGAATGGGCTCAAATTCCAACTTCTATGACTGTTTTTGAAGGGGATTTAACACCGGTGGTTGAGGCAACAGAAACTTTAAAAGCAGTGACGGTTTCAACTAATCCAGTGTCTCAAGCTTTTCAAGCTAGTGGAGCAGATGAGAATGAATCAGTTGATCAAGTATCTGTAGAAGTTGGCGGATTTCCCGTTAAAAGTATTGATGTTACTACTTTACCTGTAAAGGAAGTTATTCCTGGAGGGCAATCAATTGGTGTTAAGTTAAATACTGAGGGAGTTTTAGTTGTTGGTCATCATTTGGTTGAGACCAATGATGGCAGTTCTTCACCTGGTGAGACGGCAGGAATTGAGGTTGGTGACATGATTACAAAAATTGATGGTCATGAAATTCAACGGATGAGCCAAGTTGGTGAATATGTTCAAGCCGCAGGAGAAGAAGGGCGTTCTTTGAAAATGGAAATAAAACGAGATCAGCAAACGATCGAAAAAGATCTAAAACCCTTAAAAGCAAAAGGTGAACATTCATATCGCATGGGGCTTTATATTAGAGATTCAGCTGCTGGTGTGGGAACATTGACCTTTTACGATCCGGAATCAAAAAAATACGGGGCGTTAGGTCATGTTATTTCAGATGTAGATACACAAAAACCAATTGTTGTACATGATGGTCAAATTATTCGATCTTCAGTCACATCAATTGAAAAAGGAAGCAATGGAGACCCAGGAGAGAAGCTAGCGAGTTTATCGGAACAAAGAGAAATTTTAGGGTCAATCGAAAAAAATAGTTCCTTTGGAATTTTTGGAACATTAAAAGAAGCTAATTTAAAAAATAATATTTATGATGAGAAAATGCCAATCGCCTTATCAACTCATGTAAAAGAAGGACCTGCAAAGATCTTGACAGTTGTTGAAGGTGAGAGTGTTGAAAAGTATGACATTGAAATTGTCAGTTCTGTTCCTCAGAATCAACCGGCTACTAAAGGAATGGTTATTAAAGTGACCGATCCAAAGCTGCTTGAAACTACTGGAGGAATTGTTCAGGGAATGAGTGGAAGTCCAATTATACAAGATGGGAAAATTATCGGAGCTGTTACACATGTTTTTGTAAACGACCCTACTAGTGGCTATGGTTGTCATATTAGTTGGATGCTTGAAGAAGCAGGAGTAACAGATCATTTCTCAAATAAACAGGAAGCCAAAGCGAGTTAA
- the recN gene encoding DNA repair protein RecN has product MLLELSIRHFAIIDELTIQFEKGLTVLTGETGAGKSIIIDAIGLLLGGRGSSEFVRHGEKRAEIEGLFVVDDQHPVISKALEYGIDVQDSMFILRRNITSQGKSICRVNGKLVTLAILREIGQVLVDIHGQHEHQALMQADQHISMLDGFAQKELSKELMEYQSLYKEARQLQKQLASLSRNEQEMAQKLDLFQYQLKEIEQANLQPNEDKVLGEERHKLAHSEKLFGLLQDSYSGLYGEGRGLDFLSTAVAHLEEAVSIDQQLSSLYESVSNSYYLLEEAAFTLRDQIEQIEFDPNRLEFIESRLHEIQKLKRKYGDTVDDVLEHAARVEEELDSIIHKDDRISKLQLELDGLWQDLLVEAKGLTQIRKQAALKLTESIHEQLRSLYMEKTTFDVRLNEKSPTKHSPTIEGREVSFGPDGIDEVEFYLSTNPGEPMKPLSKVASGGEISRIMLALKSIFSNQQGVTSVIFDEVDTGVSGRVAQAIAEKIHGISLGSQVLCITHLPQVAAMADSHLYIQKREENERVRTTVKSLTSDEKVAEIARMISGVEVTELTLQHAKELLELADQLKQPA; this is encoded by the coding sequence ATGTTGCTTGAATTATCAATTAGGCATTTCGCGATTATTGATGAACTAACAATCCAATTTGAAAAGGGTTTGACCGTGTTAACCGGTGAGACGGGAGCGGGAAAGTCGATAATAATTGATGCAATTGGTTTGCTTCTAGGTGGCCGTGGGTCATCTGAATTTGTAAGACACGGCGAAAAGCGAGCCGAAATTGAAGGACTGTTTGTTGTAGATGATCAGCATCCTGTAATCTCTAAAGCGCTAGAATATGGCATAGATGTACAAGATTCCATGTTTATTTTACGAAGAAATATTACTTCACAAGGGAAAAGCATTTGCAGAGTTAATGGTAAGTTAGTGACATTGGCTATACTAAGGGAAATTGGACAAGTTCTTGTTGATATACATGGTCAGCATGAGCACCAGGCTCTTATGCAGGCTGATCAACACATTTCGATGCTAGATGGTTTTGCGCAAAAAGAGCTATCTAAAGAGTTAATGGAATATCAAAGCTTGTATAAAGAAGCGAGACAATTACAGAAGCAATTAGCTAGTTTGAGCCGAAATGAACAAGAAATGGCACAGAAGCTCGATCTGTTTCAATATCAATTAAAAGAAATTGAACAAGCAAATTTGCAACCTAATGAAGATAAGGTACTCGGGGAAGAAAGACACAAATTGGCTCATAGTGAGAAGTTATTTGGGTTGCTTCAAGATAGTTATTCAGGGCTTTATGGTGAAGGCAGGGGTCTTGATTTTCTCTCAACTGCTGTTGCACACCTTGAAGAGGCTGTATCAATTGATCAACAACTGAGTAGCTTATATGAGTCTGTCAGCAATAGTTATTACTTACTGGAAGAAGCCGCTTTCACGTTAAGAGATCAGATTGAACAAATTGAGTTTGATCCGAATCGTTTAGAATTTATTGAAAGTAGATTACATGAAATTCAAAAGTTGAAGCGTAAGTATGGGGATACGGTTGATGATGTGTTAGAACATGCAGCAAGGGTTGAAGAGGAATTAGATTCAATCATTCACAAAGATGATCGAATTTCAAAGCTTCAACTGGAATTAGATGGACTATGGCAGGATTTACTTGTTGAAGCAAAAGGTCTGACCCAAATAAGGAAGCAGGCAGCTTTGAAATTAACAGAGTCTATACATGAACAACTCAGATCTTTATATATGGAGAAAACGACCTTTGATGTTCGCTTAAATGAAAAATCTCCAACGAAGCATTCTCCTACTATTGAAGGGCGGGAGGTGTCGTTTGGACCTGATGGGATTGATGAGGTCGAGTTCTATTTATCAACCAATCCAGGAGAGCCAATGAAACCATTGTCTAAAGTAGCCTCTGGTGGTGAAATTTCACGTATTATGTTAGCACTTAAATCGATTTTTTCGAATCAACAAGGTGTGACTTCGGTGATTTTCGATGAAGTTGATACAGGTGTGAGTGGTCGTGTCGCCCAAGCGATTGCAGAGAAGATACACGGGATTTCGTTAGGTTCACAAGTGCTTTGTATTACGCACTTACCTCAAGTCGCTGCGATGGCAGATTCTCATTTATATATCCAAAAGAGAGAAGAGAACGAGCGTGTAAGGACAACCGTTAAATCGTTAACATCTGATGAGAAAGTAGCTGAGATTGCAAGGATGATTTCTGGAGTAGAAGTAACTGAGCTTACCCTGCAACATGCAAAAGAGTTATTAGAACTTGCGGATCAGTTAAAGCAGCCAGCCTGA
- the ahrC gene encoding transcriptional regulator AhrC/ArgR produces MNKGQRHIKIRDIIANNEIETQDDLVEQLRLAGYNVTQATVSRDIKELHLVKVPMLDGRYKYSLPADQRFNPLQKLKRSLMDSFVSIDLSENLIVMKTLPGNANSIGALIDNLDWPEVMGTICGDDTILIICKKREECPQITQRFLEML; encoded by the coding sequence ATGAATAAAGGACAAAGACATATTAAAATTAGAGATATTATTGCAAATAATGAAATTGAAACACAAGATGATTTAGTTGAACAGCTGAGACTTGCTGGTTATAACGTTACGCAAGCAACGGTATCTAGGGATATTAAGGAGCTTCACCTAGTTAAGGTACCAATGTTAGATGGGCGTTATAAGTATAGCTTGCCTGCAGATCAACGTTTTAATCCGCTTCAAAAACTGAAACGTTCGCTCATGGATAGTTTTGTTAGTATAGATCTTTCTGAAAATTTGATCGTGATGAAAACTTTACCGGGGAATGCTAATTCAATTGGTGCGTTAATTGATAATCTAGATTGGCCTGAAGTAATGGGGACGATTTGTGGGGATGATACAATTTTAATTATCTGTAAAAAAAGAGAAGAGTGTCCTCAAATAACACAACGATTTTTAGAAATGCTATAA
- a CDS encoding TlyA family RNA methyltransferase gives MAKKERIDVLLVERGLVETREKAKRSIMAGLVFSGTERVDRPGMKVDREIPLEVKGNPLPYVSRGGLKLEKAIEVFQLSLQDKIVIDIGASTGGFTDCSLQNGAKAVYSLDVGYNQLAWKLRQDDRVIVMERTNFRYVKPEDLVEGLPQFATIDVSFISLKLILPVLKTLLVPNSDVVALVKPQFEAGREQVGKKGIVREKSIHEQVVTGIAEFALEQGFDVSGLSFSPIKGGEGNIEFLMHLHFTGDKQIGEMVSQLSANEVVDSAHLELKEKKED, from the coding sequence GTGGCAAAGAAAGAACGAATAGATGTCTTACTTGTTGAGCGTGGGCTTGTTGAAACGAGAGAAAAAGCAAAAAGATCGATAATGGCTGGTTTGGTCTTCTCTGGTACAGAAAGAGTAGACCGTCCTGGTATGAAGGTGGATCGTGAAATTCCATTAGAAGTAAAGGGGAATCCGTTACCTTATGTTAGTAGGGGCGGTTTGAAGTTAGAAAAGGCAATTGAGGTGTTTCAGCTCTCTTTGCAAGATAAAATAGTGATAGATATTGGTGCATCTACAGGTGGATTTACCGATTGTTCCTTACAAAATGGGGCAAAAGCTGTCTATTCTCTTGATGTAGGTTATAATCAACTTGCTTGGAAATTGCGTCAAGATGATCGTGTTATTGTGATGGAAAGAACGAATTTTCGTTATGTCAAACCGGAGGATCTAGTGGAAGGTCTTCCGCAATTTGCAACGATTGATGTATCTTTTATTTCTTTAAAACTTATTTTGCCAGTGCTAAAAACGTTACTAGTACCAAATAGTGATGTAGTAGCATTAGTGAAGCCGCAATTTGAAGCGGGACGAGAGCAAGTAGGGAAGAAAGGAATTGTTCGCGAGAAAAGCATTCATGAACAAGTGGTAACTGGGATAGCTGAATTTGCTCTAGAACAAGGTTTTGATGTTTCAGGATTAAGTTTTTCCCCGATAAAAGGTGGAGAAGGAAATATCGAATTCCTTATGCACTTACATTTTACTGGTGACAAACAAATTGGTGAAATGGTCAGTCAACTTTCAGCTAATGAAGTTGTTGATAGTGCACATTTAGAGCTAAAAGAAAAGAAAGAAGATTAG
- the dxs gene encoding 1-deoxy-D-xylulose-5-phosphate synthase — MKLEEFKDPSELKTYSKKQLEDLAEDIRHFLIEKLSVTGGHLGPNLGVVELTLALHHLFDSPKDKFIWDVGHQAYVHKILTGRADQFDQLRQYKGLCGFPKRDESEHDVWETGHSSTSLSAAMGMATARDIKGTDEQVVAVIGDGALTGGMALEALNHIGHEQTNLIVILNDNEMSIAPNVGALHNVLGRLRTAGKYHKAKEELEQLIKKIPALGGKIASTAERVKDSLKYLLVSGIFFEELGFTYLGPVDGHDLDDLAENLKYAKKTNGPVLIHVLTKKGKGYEPAEKDEEGTWHGLGPYKIESGEVVKKPGPPSYSGVFAETLKKIAREDKRIVALTAAMPGGTKLDQFAKEFPDRMFDVGIAEQHATTMAGGLATQGMKPVFAVYSTFLQRGYDQIVHDICRQKLNVVFAIDRAGLVGADGETHQGVFDIAYLRHLPNMKIVMPKDENELQHMIYTACKYDDGPIAVRYPRGNGYGIKMDDELKQLPIGKWETLKEGTDACILTFGTMIPVAEEAIKQLEKQGISIKFVNANSAKPLDEELLHQIAKMRVPVLTLEEVAVQAGFGSAVLEFFHDHGYHHVEVKRMGIPDEFIEHGSVSELLEEIGLTSANVLDQVMTMLPQKRQRA, encoded by the coding sequence ATGAAACTAGAGGAATTTAAAGACCCAAGCGAACTTAAAACGTATTCAAAAAAACAATTAGAGGATTTAGCAGAAGACATTCGTCACTTCTTAATTGAAAAGTTATCCGTTACAGGAGGACATTTAGGGCCTAATTTGGGTGTTGTAGAGCTTACTTTAGCCTTGCACCATTTATTTGATAGTCCTAAAGATAAGTTTATTTGGGATGTAGGACATCAAGCGTATGTTCATAAGATTTTAACTGGTCGTGCGGACCAATTTGACCAGCTTCGTCAATATAAAGGACTTTGCGGTTTTCCTAAGCGAGATGAAAGTGAACACGATGTCTGGGAAACGGGCCATAGTTCAACTTCACTATCAGCAGCAATGGGGATGGCGACAGCCCGAGATATTAAAGGGACAGATGAACAAGTCGTTGCTGTTATAGGAGATGGTGCTCTTACAGGAGGAATGGCTCTAGAGGCACTTAACCATATTGGTCATGAACAAACAAATTTAATTGTAATCTTAAATGACAACGAAATGTCAATTGCGCCGAACGTTGGAGCACTTCACAATGTGCTTGGACGTTTACGTACTGCTGGAAAGTATCATAAAGCGAAAGAGGAACTCGAGCAACTAATTAAAAAAATTCCAGCTTTAGGCGGAAAGATTGCTTCTACAGCGGAGCGTGTGAAAGATAGTCTTAAGTATTTACTTGTCTCTGGAATCTTTTTTGAAGAGTTAGGGTTTACTTATTTAGGCCCTGTTGATGGACATGACCTAGATGATTTAGCAGAGAACTTAAAATATGCAAAGAAGACAAATGGACCTGTTCTCATTCATGTCCTTACGAAAAAAGGAAAAGGGTATGAGCCTGCTGAAAAAGATGAGGAAGGTACATGGCATGGACTTGGTCCGTATAAGATTGAGTCTGGAGAAGTGGTGAAAAAGCCAGGACCTCCGAGTTATAGTGGTGTTTTTGCTGAAACTTTAAAGAAAATTGCAAGAGAAGATAAACGAATTGTAGCGTTAACTGCTGCGATGCCTGGTGGAACCAAACTAGATCAATTTGCAAAAGAGTTCCCTGATCGAATGTTTGATGTTGGGATTGCCGAGCAACATGCAACGACGATGGCAGGTGGATTAGCAACACAAGGAATGAAACCAGTCTTTGCTGTGTATTCAACATTCTTACAACGGGGGTATGATCAAATTGTCCACGATATTTGTAGACAGAAATTAAACGTAGTGTTTGCTATTGATCGCGCGGGTCTTGTTGGAGCAGATGGAGAAACGCATCAGGGAGTATTTGATATTGCCTATTTACGCCATTTGCCTAATATGAAAATAGTAATGCCGAAAGATGAAAATGAACTTCAACACATGATTTATACAGCATGTAAATACGATGATGGTCCGATTGCAGTTCGTTATCCTAGAGGGAATGGTTATGGAATTAAGATGGATGATGAATTAAAACAGTTGCCTATTGGGAAGTGGGAAACATTAAAAGAAGGTACAGATGCCTGTATTTTAACTTTTGGTACAATGATTCCAGTTGCAGAAGAGGCAATCAAGCAGCTTGAAAAACAAGGGATCTCCATTAAATTCGTAAATGCGAACTCTGCTAAACCGTTAGATGAGGAGCTTCTGCACCAAATTGCCAAAATGAGAGTGCCTGTTCTAACATTAGAAGAAGTAGCAGTTCAAGCTGGCTTTGGTAGTGCTGTTTTAGAATTCTTCCATGATCACGGATATCATCATGTAGAAGTGAAACGGATGGGAATTCCAGATGAATTTATTGAACACGGTAGCGTCTCTGAGTTACTTGAAGAGATTGGTTTAACATCAGCTAATGTATTAGATCAAGTCATGACAATGCTACCGCAGAAAAGACAGAGGGCTTAG
- a CDS encoding polyprenyl synthetase family protein, whose product MIVNEELRLFLEEIKEEIEKQMPSHIERLSTPSTLKEAMVYSLKAGGKRVRPALLLATLKSFGKPVQLGYEMACAIEMIHTYSLVHDDLPAMDNDDIRRGKPTNHKVYGEAMAILAGDALLTYSFELVSMIAHNDITPEQKVSLISELAKASGPEGMVGGQVADIEGENQSLTLDHLVYIHTHKTGDLLTAAITCGAILANATPQEINDLRSFAFELGLMFQIKDDILDVEGDSIKIGKLTGSDDENNKSTYPNLLGLDGAKAKLHEHKDKAKDFLAKVNIDQTLLLALTDYIVERDH is encoded by the coding sequence ATGATCGTGAATGAAGAGCTTCGCCTTTTTTTAGAAGAAATTAAAGAAGAGATTGAAAAGCAAATGCCTAGTCATATTGAACGGCTTTCAACTCCGTCCACATTAAAAGAAGCGATGGTATACTCACTAAAGGCTGGAGGAAAGAGAGTACGCCCTGCGTTACTGCTCGCAACGTTAAAAAGTTTCGGGAAACCGGTTCAATTAGGTTATGAGATGGCTTGTGCAATTGAAATGATTCATACATATTCTCTTGTTCATGATGACTTACCAGCTATGGATAATGATGATATTAGGAGAGGAAAACCTACTAATCATAAAGTGTACGGAGAGGCGATGGCGATTCTAGCTGGAGATGCATTACTTACGTATAGCTTTGAGCTAGTTTCAATGATTGCTCATAATGATATTACACCAGAACAAAAAGTATCACTTATAAGTGAATTAGCAAAAGCAAGTGGACCTGAGGGAATGGTCGGTGGACAAGTGGCTGACATTGAAGGAGAGAATCAATCTTTAACATTAGATCATTTAGTGTATATCCATACGCATAAAACAGGAGATTTATTAACGGCTGCCATTACTTGTGGTGCTATTTTGGCAAATGCGACTCCTCAAGAGATTAATGATCTCCGAAGCTTTGCGTTTGAGCTAGGTTTAATGTTTCAAATTAAAGACGATATCCTCGATGTTGAGGGAGATTCAATAAAAATTGGGAAGCTTACTGGCAGTGATGATGAGAACAATAAAAGTACATATCCCAATTTATTAGGGTTAGATGGTGCAAAAGCCAAGCTTCATGAGCATAAAGATAAGGCAAAAGACTTTTTAGCAAAAGTGAATATAGATCAAACTTTATTGCTCGCGTTAACGGATTATATTGTGGAACGTGACCATTAA
- a CDS encoding exodeoxyribonuclease VII small subunit, which produces MTDKKELSFEEAMSELERVVEQLEQGDVPLEKAISMFQEGMALSKQCHEKLEKVEKQMDQILHEDGEMELLSFQEDE; this is translated from the coding sequence ATGACTGATAAAAAGGAATTAAGTTTCGAAGAAGCAATGTCTGAGTTAGAACGAGTAGTTGAGCAATTAGAACAAGGGGATGTTCCACTTGAGAAGGCAATTTCAATGTTTCAGGAAGGGATGGCATTATCAAAACAATGTCATGAAAAGCTTGAAAAAGTAGAAAAACAAATGGATCAAATTCTTCATGAAGATGGAGAGATGGAATTGCTTAGTTTTCAGGAGGATGAATGA